From bacterium, a single genomic window includes:
- a CDS encoding aspartate kinase, whose amino-acid sequence MALVVQKYGGTSVGTTEKIRHVASRVKKTRDAGNDVVVVVSAMAGETNKLVDLCNQMMELPDAREYDVVVSTGEQVTIGLLSMALKNMGQEAISLMGFQIPIHTDNVYAKARISRIENVRIFDNLKAGKVVVVPGFQGIDETGNVTTLGRGGSDTSAVALAAALKADSCEIYTDVEGIYTTDPNIVPEARKIPRISYDEMLEMASLGAKVLQIRSVEFAKKYNVPLHVRSTFTETEGTWVTKEDMDMERVVVSGVTYDKNEAKVSILGVPDKPGIAAKIFGPIADSNINVDMIIQNISTDDHTDLTFTVPKTDLAQALSIVGPIGKEIGAKDIVTDDSVAKVSIVGNGMRSHSGIASTLFKALAAEGINIMMISTSEIKVSCVIDSKYTELAVRILHEAFGLSEESK is encoded by the coding sequence ATGGCGCTCGTAGTTCAGAAGTACGGTGGTACTTCAGTAGGGACCACCGAAAAGATCAGACATGTGGCGTCCCGAGTCAAGAAAACCCGGGACGCTGGCAACGACGTTGTTGTGGTCGTATCGGCCATGGCTGGCGAGACCAACAAGCTGGTGGATCTTTGCAACCAGATGATGGAACTTCCGGATGCCAGGGAGTACGATGTGGTCGTTTCGACAGGGGAGCAGGTGACCATCGGTCTTCTTTCCATGGCCTTAAAGAACATGGGGCAGGAGGCGATATCTCTTATGGGTTTTCAGATCCCCATACATACGGACAACGTCTACGCCAAGGCCAGGATCAGCCGCATCGAGAACGTCAGGATCTTCGACAACCTGAAGGCAGGGAAAGTCGTGGTGGTACCAGGGTTCCAGGGTATCGACGAGACCGGAAACGTGACGACCCTTGGTCGAGGCGGTTCCGATACCTCTGCCGTTGCCCTTGCCGCGGCTCTGAAGGCCGATTCCTGTGAGATCTACACCGACGTTGAAGGGATCTACACCACCGACCCGAATATTGTTCCGGAGGCGAGGAAAATACCCAGGATCAGCTACGATGAGATGCTCGAAATGGCCAGCCTGGGAGCCAAGGTCCTCCAGATCAGGTCGGTGGAGTTCGCCAAAAAATATAATGTTCCGCTGCACGTCAGGTCCACCTTCACCGAAACGGAAGGCACCTGGGTGACAAAGGAGGATATGGATATGGAAAGGGTAGTGGTTTCCGGTGTGACCTACGACAAAAACGAGGCCAAGGTATCCATTCTTGGTGTACCGGACAAGCCTGGTATCGCGGCAAAGATCTTTGGCCCCATCGCTGATTCCAACATTAATGTGGACATGATCATCCAGAATATCAGCACCGACGATCACACAGATCTCACCTTTACGGTGCCAAAAACAGATCTTGCCCAGGCCCTGTCAATCGTAGGACCTATAGGGAAGGAGATCGGCGCGAAGGATATTGTTACGGACGACAGTGTTGCCAAGGTCTCCATTGTCGGTAATGGGATGCGGAGCCATTCAGGGATCGCATCGACGTTATTCAAGGCCCTGGCTGCGGAGGGGATCAACATCATGATGATCAGCACCTCGGAGATCAAGGTGTCCTGTGTGATAGATAGCAAATACACCGAGCTGGCTGTCCGGATTCTCCACGAGGCTTTCGGTTTGAGTGAAGAATCCAAATAG
- the cimA gene encoding citramalate synthase, with protein MGSGKKDQVILYDTTLRDGTQAEEISLQLMDKVAIAHKLDELGMDFIEAGWPGSNPKDAEFFELSRSLSLSHARITAFGSTRRKGIKAADDPQILALLKAADAITIFGKSWHLHVKEALRTTLEENLEMINDSVSFLNKNADIVFYDAEHFFDGYKDNPEYALKTLDAAYQGGAQCLILCDTNGGTLPSEIRAITNQVQERLPDARLGAHMHNDSECAVANSLVMVKEGARHVQGTINGWGERCGNANLVSIIPSLVLKKGFKCSVDGEKLARLREMSLTIAEMANMNPDPRQAFVGRSAFAHKGGVHVSAMQRNRETYEHIDPALVGNRTRVLLSDLSGRSNVIFKAKEFGVEVDEKDPAIAKVLETTKDLENRGFLYESAEGSFELLLKKALGRHRRFFGLVGFRVIDEKRDWDKPPLSEATIMVEVGDHVEHTAAVGNGPVDAMNEALRKALTKFYPVLEQVKLLDFKVRILPEDKGTAATTRVIIESGDGQSKWSTVGVSDNIIEASWQALVDSIEYKLLREEEAGRL; from the coding sequence ATGGGTTCCGGAAAGAAGGATCAGGTAATACTTTACGACACGACCTTAAGAGACGGCACGCAGGCTGAGGAAATAAGCCTGCAGTTGATGGACAAGGTCGCTATTGCCCATAAGCTGGACGAACTCGGTATGGATTTCATCGAGGCTGGCTGGCCGGGCTCAAATCCAAAAGATGCCGAGTTCTTCGAACTGTCGAGGAGCCTTTCCCTTTCCCACGCAAGGATCACTGCCTTTGGTTCCACAAGGCGAAAAGGCATCAAAGCCGCGGACGACCCCCAGATCCTGGCGCTTCTCAAGGCGGCCGACGCGATCACCATCTTTGGCAAGAGCTGGCACCTGCACGTCAAGGAAGCGCTTCGTACAACCCTTGAGGAAAACCTGGAGATGATCAACGATTCGGTCTCCTTTTTAAACAAGAATGCCGACATCGTTTTTTACGATGCCGAACACTTCTTCGACGGTTACAAGGACAACCCGGAATACGCGTTAAAAACTCTGGATGCGGCTTACCAGGGTGGTGCTCAGTGCCTCATCCTGTGCGACACCAACGGCGGGACCCTGCCTTCAGAAATCAGGGCCATTACCAACCAGGTCCAGGAGAGGCTGCCGGATGCACGGCTGGGGGCACACATGCACAACGATTCTGAGTGTGCAGTGGCAAACAGCCTGGTCATGGTCAAAGAGGGCGCTCGGCATGTTCAGGGAACCATCAACGGGTGGGGGGAGCGGTGCGGTAACGCCAACCTGGTCTCCATTATCCCCTCACTTGTTCTGAAAAAAGGGTTTAAATGCAGTGTAGATGGTGAAAAGCTGGCCCGTCTGAGAGAAATGTCCCTCACTATAGCCGAAATGGCAAATATGAACCCCGATCCCCGGCAGGCTTTTGTGGGCCGCAGCGCCTTTGCACACAAGGGTGGAGTCCACGTTTCGGCCATGCAGCGGAACCGGGAGACCTACGAACACATCGACCCTGCTCTCGTGGGAAACAGGACCAGGGTGCTTCTTTCAGATCTTTCGGGCCGCAGCAACGTCATCTTCAAGGCCAAGGAGTTTGGCGTTGAGGTGGATGAGAAAGACCCGGCCATTGCCAAGGTTCTTGAGACTACAAAGGATCTGGAGAACCGGGGATTTCTCTACGAATCGGCAGAAGGTTCCTTCGAACTCCTGCTTAAAAAAGCGTTGGGCCGTCACCGGCGTTTCTTCGGCCTTGTGGGTTTCAGGGTCATTGATGAAAAGAGGGATTGGGATAAGCCGCCCCTGTCAGAAGCTACTATTATGGTGGAGGTGGGCGATCATGTGGAGCACACCGCCGCTGTGGGTAACGGTCCCGTTGATGCCATGAACGAAGCTCTCAGAAAAGCCCTGACGAAGTTCTACCCTGTACTGGAACAGGTGAAGCTCCTGGATTTCAAGGTAAGGATCCTGCCTGAAGACAAAGGTACAGCAGCGACTACAAGGGTTATCATCGAGTCCGGAGACGGTCAGAGCAAGTGGTCCACGGTAGGCGTGTCGGATAACATAATAGAAGCATCCTGGCAGGCCCTGGTGGACTCCATCGAGTACAAGCTGCTGCGGGAAGAAGAAGCGGGGAGACTTTAA
- a CDS encoding NapC/NirT family cytochrome c codes for MIEDKNIFERGLWRNPMSYLGIGMSAFAALLIALLLIIDMLAAIHSPYLGVLLFFIMPVFFMAGFVLLAWGMRDEHKRRRKSSIVEVPEFPILDLNLPAHRTRFLVFIVGAAFTALLLTVIAYEAYHFTESLTFCGELCHEVMEPEAVASQNSPHARVSCAGCHVGPGAGWYVKSKLAGSRQMLAVLLDSFPRPIPPAIQHLRPARETCEECHWPEKFYGSKLKTRTHFGFDAYNIPHDVSMLVRIGGGESAAKEGGSGIHWHMLSDKEVTFKATDPGQQVIPLVWEKHADGTVVEYRAEGYEEEAEQDGKGGHGEEERLVDCVVCHNRPTHIYRSPNLAMDKALFEEAIDVKLPYIKKLGVEVLIGEYASHEEAAEAIRAKVWAFYKEEYPGKENELGPSILEAAEVIIEIYNNNFFPEMKVSWKEYPDNIGHWIFPGCFRCHDGKHVSEDGKTIRRDCEICHTMPESSPGTHWAEAFPEGKAWDTWHPWDLKYQHAEMNCNVCHDGALPPSMSCATCHEEKGVSRYDENVGMGDFECSECHLDVQKVQPVMDCLDCHDGELTELHVDIEDHVDAGCLQCHTPHTWVVPDREACYECHDDKEDHNAGDACIDCHDFK; via the coding sequence ATGATTGAGGATAAAAACATTTTCGAGAGGGGTTTGTGGAGAAACCCCATGAGTTATCTGGGGATCGGCATGTCAGCCTTTGCGGCTCTGCTTATTGCCCTTTTGCTCATAATCGACATGCTGGCCGCCATCCATTCACCTTATCTTGGCGTCCTCCTGTTTTTCATAATGCCGGTCTTTTTCATGGCCGGTTTTGTCCTCCTGGCATGGGGAATGAGGGATGAGCACAAGCGCAGGAGGAAGAGTTCGATCGTGGAGGTCCCCGAGTTCCCGATTCTGGATCTGAACCTCCCCGCTCACAGAACCAGGTTTCTTGTTTTTATTGTGGGGGCGGCTTTTACGGCTCTCCTTTTAACGGTAATTGCCTACGAAGCCTATCACTTCACGGAATCTCTCACTTTCTGTGGAGAGCTTTGCCACGAGGTCATGGAACCTGAAGCAGTTGCCTCCCAGAACTCGCCCCACGCGAGAGTGTCGTGTGCCGGTTGTCACGTCGGTCCAGGAGCCGGGTGGTACGTGAAATCAAAACTGGCCGGTTCCAGGCAGATGTTGGCTGTTCTCCTTGATTCTTTCCCGAGGCCAATCCCGCCGGCCATTCAGCACCTGAGGCCTGCCAGGGAGACATGTGAAGAGTGTCATTGGCCGGAGAAGTTCTACGGCAGTAAACTCAAGACCCGCACTCACTTCGGGTTCGATGCCTACAACATTCCCCACGATGTATCCATGCTGGTGCGCATCGGTGGAGGGGAAAGCGCAGCCAAGGAGGGCGGTTCAGGGATCCACTGGCACATGCTGTCCGACAAAGAGGTCACCTTCAAGGCTACCGATCCCGGACAACAGGTGATCCCGTTAGTCTGGGAAAAACACGCGGATGGAACAGTGGTGGAGTATCGGGCCGAAGGGTACGAGGAGGAGGCCGAGCAAGACGGTAAAGGCGGCCACGGTGAGGAAGAGCGCCTCGTGGACTGTGTGGTGTGCCACAACAGGCCGACCCACATCTACCGATCACCCAATCTGGCCATGGACAAGGCTCTGTTCGAAGAAGCCATCGATGTCAAGCTTCCCTATATCAAGAAGCTGGGAGTGGAGGTGCTCATCGGTGAGTACGCCTCACACGAAGAGGCAGCCGAGGCCATCCGCGCTAAAGTGTGGGCCTTCTACAAGGAGGAGTATCCGGGCAAGGAGAACGAACTGGGGCCCTCTATTCTGGAAGCAGCCGAGGTGATCATCGAGATCTACAACAACAACTTTTTCCCCGAGATGAAGGTCTCATGGAAAGAATACCCGGACAATATTGGACACTGGATCTTCCCGGGATGCTTCCGCTGCCACGACGGGAAGCACGTCAGCGAAGACGGAAAGACCATCCGGCGTGACTGCGAGATCTGCCACACCATGCCGGAGAGCTCACCGGGCACCCACTGGGCCGAGGCGTTCCCGGAAGGCAAGGCGTGGGATACCTGGCACCCTTGGGACCTGAAGTACCAGCACGCCGAGATGAACTGCAACGTCTGCCATGACGGAGCTTTGCCCCCCTCCATGAGTTGCGCCACCTGCCATGAGGAGAAGGGCGTTTCCAGGTACGATGAAAATGTCGGTATGGGTGATTTTGAGTGCTCCGAGTGCCATCTAGATGTTCAGAAGGTCCAGCCGGTCATGGACTGCCTTGACTGCCACGATGGCGAACTGACGGAACTGCATGTGGACATCGAGGATCATGTGGACGCCGGGTGCCTCCAGTGCCACACGCCCCACACGTGGGTCGTGCCGGACAGGGAGGCCTGTTACGAATGCCACGATGACAAAGAAGACCATAACGCCGGGGACGCGTGCATCGATTGCCACGACTTTAAGTAA
- the pyk gene encoding pyruvate kinase: protein MRKTRIVCTIGPAASSTRMLEKLIRAGMDVARLNMAHGTYEEHLAVITRLRSISRRLNSPVGIILDLAGVKLRISKVNGSGVVLEKGAQVLLRQGRRPSTSETLFIPYTGLTKDLKEGHRVLIDDGRVELVVTGSQGNALIALVREGGTLTSNKGVNLPDTNISTRSFTSRDRDDLAFGIMHGVDAFGVSFVSMAEDVTVVEKALNKAGYVAPLIAKIERPAALENIEEILDVSDGIMVARGDLAVEVSASAVPIIQKDLILRAAKKNRFVITATQMLESMIHSSVPTRAEAADVANAVLDGSDAVMLSAESSVGKYPVKAVQTMDLIVREAEENGKVFRTHRPTPEPVIGGRPGHGGVAMAEAAVSAARRVGAQCIIVFTRSGFTAGLLSRFRPAVPIIAFTSQREAVDRMKFYWGVVPIFMEHLDSTDTMIAQVQRAEVEKALIKGRHARRGDIVVISASLPMAQWGKTKFLKVHKIL from the coding sequence ATGAGAAAAACACGCATCGTCTGCACCATAGGACCCGCCGCAAGCTCAACCAGGATGCTGGAAAAACTCATAAGAGCCGGCATGGATGTGGCACGCCTCAACATGGCCCACGGAACCTATGAGGAACACCTGGCTGTCATCACGCGCCTCAGGAGTATCAGCCGGCGGTTGAACAGCCCCGTGGGCATCATCCTGGACCTGGCGGGGGTCAAGCTGCGCATCAGCAAGGTCAACGGTTCCGGAGTGGTGCTGGAAAAGGGTGCCCAGGTGCTCCTCCGGCAGGGACGCCGGCCAAGCACTTCCGAGACTCTGTTCATCCCCTACACAGGTCTTACGAAAGACCTGAAAGAAGGGCACCGGGTCCTCATCGACGACGGCCGGGTGGAGCTGGTGGTCACCGGCAGCCAGGGCAATGCACTCATTGCCCTGGTGAGGGAAGGGGGAACCCTCACCTCGAACAAGGGAGTCAACCTTCCCGACACGAATATCTCAACCCGGTCCTTCACCTCAAGGGACCGGGACGATCTGGCCTTCGGGATCATGCACGGGGTCGATGCCTTCGGCGTTTCCTTCGTTTCCATGGCCGAGGACGTGACGGTTGTGGAAAAGGCTCTTAATAAGGCCGGTTACGTGGCCCCCCTGATCGCCAAGATCGAAAGACCCGCGGCTCTGGAAAATATCGAAGAGATCCTGGACGTCTCCGACGGGATCATGGTGGCCCGGGGCGACCTCGCGGTGGAGGTTTCGGCCTCCGCCGTGCCCATCATCCAGAAAGATCTGATCCTGCGCGCCGCAAAAAAGAACCGGTTCGTCATTACCGCCACCCAGATGCTCGAGTCCATGATCCACAGTTCCGTGCCAACAAGGGCAGAAGCGGCCGACGTGGCCAACGCAGTCCTTGACGGCTCTGACGCAGTCATGCTTTCGGCCGAATCGTCAGTGGGCAAATACCCTGTAAAAGCTGTGCAGACCATGGATCTCATCGTCAGGGAGGCCGAGGAGAACGGCAAGGTGTTCAGGACGCACCGGCCCACACCGGAACCGGTTATCGGCGGTCGACCGGGCCATGGCGGTGTGGCGATGGCCGAGGCTGCCGTAAGCGCCGCCCGGAGGGTCGGGGCGCAGTGCATCATCGTCTTCACCCGTTCCGGTTTCACGGCGGGCCTCCTGTCGCGCTTTAGACCGGCGGTCCCCATCATCGCTTTCACCTCCCAACGTGAAGCGGTGGACCGCATGAAATTCTACTGGGGGGTGGTTCCCATATTCATGGAGCACCTCGACAGCACCGACACCATGATAGCCCAGGTGCAAAGGGCCGAGGTGGAAAAGGCCCTGATCAAGGGCCGCCACGCCCGCAGGGGCGACATCGTCGTCATCAGCGCCAGCCTTCCCATGGCCCAATGGGGGAAGACGAAATTTTTGAAGGTGCACAAGATCCTTTGA
- the larA gene encoding nickel-dependent lactate racemase, protein MNINLLYGRSGMDVCLPEDIRVTVVRKIPMQPVDDPVRAVEQALEKPVGSPPLAQLARGKKSACILICDITRPVPNGTLLPPLIKKITGAGIPLENILILVATGLHRPNEGEELREVIGNDEVFNTVRIENHFARDQDAHVHLGKTSRGIPIMIDRRFVEADLKIVTGLVEPHFMAGYSGGRKLVTPGIAYQDTILSFHAAHILEHPRSANCVIDGNPLHEEQIEIVRKIGGVVGVNVVIDEDRRIGFVNFGEVEESHLQAVQFMREHAEVFLPRRFKTVVTTAAGYPLDGTYYQTIKGMVGVLGILEPGGTIIIASECSEGMGSQEFVEAQRLLTETGPDRFLPVLESRERAHIDEWQTEMLVKALRVGNIKLYTTGLSEGDLKDIFVDPVSSVEEAVIASVKAHKDPDVAVVPEGPYVIPDFQKNK, encoded by the coding sequence ATGAACATCAACCTTCTTTACGGGCGAAGCGGCATGGATGTCTGCCTGCCGGAGGATATCCGGGTTACTGTGGTCCGCAAAATTCCCATGCAGCCCGTTGACGATCCGGTCCGGGCCGTTGAGCAGGCTCTGGAAAAACCGGTGGGATCCCCTCCCCTCGCCCAGCTGGCTCGCGGGAAAAAAAGCGCCTGCATCCTGATCTGCGATATTACGCGTCCTGTGCCCAACGGCACCTTACTGCCGCCTCTCATCAAAAAGATCACGGGGGCGGGAATCCCCCTGGAGAACATTCTCATCCTGGTGGCCACGGGACTGCACCGCCCCAACGAAGGGGAAGAATTACGGGAGGTCATCGGCAACGACGAAGTATTTAACACCGTGCGCATCGAGAATCATTTCGCCCGGGACCAGGATGCCCACGTACACCTCGGAAAGACATCCCGGGGGATCCCGATCATGATCGACAGGCGTTTCGTAGAGGCTGACCTGAAGATCGTCACCGGGCTTGTCGAGCCCCACTTCATGGCCGGCTACTCCGGCGGTCGAAAACTCGTCACCCCGGGGATCGCTTACCAGGATACGATCCTTTCTTTCCATGCCGCGCATATCCTGGAGCATCCCAGGTCCGCCAACTGTGTCATTGATGGCAATCCTCTTCACGAGGAGCAGATCGAGATCGTCCGAAAGATCGGGGGGGTCGTGGGAGTCAACGTTGTCATCGACGAGGACCGGCGTATCGGGTTCGTCAATTTCGGCGAGGTCGAGGAGAGCCACCTGCAAGCCGTTCAGTTCATGAGAGAGCACGCGGAGGTGTTCCTGCCCAGACGCTTTAAGACGGTGGTCACCACCGCCGCCGGATACCCTCTGGACGGAACCTACTACCAGACCATTAAGGGCATGGTAGGTGTTCTGGGGATCCTGGAACCCGGTGGAACCATCATTATCGCCAGCGAGTGCTCGGAGGGGATGGGCAGCCAGGAATTCGTCGAAGCCCAGCGGCTGCTTACTGAAACAGGACCGGATCGATTCCTGCCTGTTCTCGAATCCCGGGAAAGGGCCCATATTGACGAATGGCAGACCGAAATGCTGGTCAAAGCCCTGCGGGTCGGGAATATCAAGCTCTACACGACGGGCCTGAGTGAAGGGGACCTTAAGGACATATTTGTGGATCCTGTCTCATCCGTGGAAGAGGCGGTCATCGCCAGCGTAAAAGCGCATAAAGACCCGGACGTCGCTGTAGTGCCCGAAGGACCCTACGTCATCCCTGATTTTCAGAAAAACAAGTAA
- a CDS encoding iron-containing alcohol dehydrogenase produces MSLKKQATHMLKEFKGENYAFGSGVLDDAPGKYAAQFGKRALFVGPLTSPWFSPIREKILASLKQAGVQVVEEVQSAAPNAPVEDVYRIYERVIEKKPDVLVVADGGSGIDAVKAAAVLATLGTSPPDIGSLFGVGKVSEAFEGSAMSSMPVVAIMMASSSGAHLTKYSNITDTVAGQKKLIVDEAIIPPRAVFDYDVTTTQPMDLTLDGGLDGIAHCLEVYLGTSPETREGVRQVAELGIELLIKGLVEVKKDPANRETRTLLGLGTDLGGYAIMIGGTSGAHLTSFSLVDVLSHGRACALMNPYYTVFFAPAIQEQLRVIGRIYGKYGFLKYGSFETDLDSLSGRELGMAVAGAMVRFSQFLGFPTQLSEVEGIGRDHIERCLAAAKDPQLDMKLRNMPVPLHAELVDQYMGPILEAALTGQFGKIRNM; encoded by the coding sequence TTGTCACTGAAGAAACAAGCAACACACATGCTGAAGGAGTTCAAAGGTGAAAACTACGCGTTCGGCAGCGGGGTGCTGGACGACGCGCCGGGGAAATACGCCGCCCAGTTCGGCAAGAGAGCCCTGTTCGTCGGTCCTCTGACATCCCCGTGGTTTTCCCCCATCCGGGAGAAGATCCTCGCGTCCCTCAAACAGGCCGGCGTCCAGGTGGTAGAAGAGGTGCAGTCCGCCGCGCCCAACGCTCCGGTAGAGGATGTTTACCGGATATACGAACGCGTCATCGAGAAAAAACCGGACGTCCTGGTTGTGGCAGACGGCGGTTCCGGCATCGACGCCGTCAAGGCAGCTGCCGTATTGGCCACCCTGGGCACCAGCCCGCCGGATATCGGCTCGCTTTTCGGGGTCGGGAAGGTGTCCGAGGCGTTTGAAGGGTCCGCCATGTCCTCGATGCCGGTGGTGGCCATCATGATGGCCTCAAGTTCCGGGGCCCATCTGACCAAGTATTCCAACATCACCGATACCGTGGCGGGCCAGAAAAAGCTCATCGTGGACGAGGCCATTATCCCGCCGCGGGCCGTCTTCGACTACGACGTAACCACTACTCAGCCCATGGATCTCACCCTGGATGGAGGACTGGACGGGATCGCCCATTGTCTGGAGGTTTACCTCGGGACTTCGCCCGAAACCCGGGAAGGGGTACGCCAGGTGGCCGAGCTTGGGATCGAACTCCTCATCAAGGGCCTTGTCGAAGTGAAGAAAGATCCGGCAAACCGGGAGACCAGGACCCTGCTGGGGCTGGGGACGGACCTGGGAGGCTACGCCATCATGATCGGAGGGACGTCGGGGGCCCACCTGACCAGTTTTTCCCTGGTGGATGTTCTGAGCCACGGACGGGCGTGTGCTCTCATGAACCCCTATTACACAGTATTCTTCGCTCCGGCGATCCAGGAACAACTGCGGGTCATCGGCCGTATTTACGGGAAGTACGGATTCCTGAAGTACGGCTCATTCGAGACGGACCTGGACTCCCTGTCAGGAAGGGAATTGGGTATGGCGGTGGCCGGCGCGATGGTCAGGTTCAGTCAGTTCCTGGGTTTCCCCACGCAACTGAGCGAGGTGGAAGGAATCGGCAGGGACCATATCGAACGTTGTCTTGCCGCCGCGAAGGATCCGCAGCTGGATATGAAACTACGGAACATGCCGGTTCCCCTCCACGCGGAGCTGGTGGACCAGTACATGGGCCCGATCCTGGAGGCCGCCTTGACAGGACAATTCGGCAAGATCAGGAACATGTAA
- a CDS encoding thiamine pyrophosphate-binding protein, whose product MAKMSAMDAAMRIMESEGVKHIFGIPGAGILPFYQSLKDSKTIEHLLCRHEEGAIHMADGYARAIGTVGVCAATSGPGASNFVTGLYTAQVDSIPLLAITGQNVKAQLNREAFQAVDIASIVKPVVKKSYCVMEPAMVPWVFREAFRIMREGRPGPVLIDLPMDVQKGEIEYDLEMDPSLPIFHTPPHQKQVAKALDMLLEAERPVMLLGGGVILAEACDEFVKVAELLQIPVVSSYMGKGGIPWNHPLMAGQVGIQCNTRSGNQTFLNSTTVLAIGARFNDRHTGAIDVYKGDRKFIHVDVDPGQLGKNIMPDLGICADAKLTLTALIEEIERRSIKTPAPNKEVVKLRTSLERKTDYDDTPIKPQRVFGDINEFFDDDTVFVTCIGLNQIWSGQLQKIVKPRHYLDCGGAGPLGWDLPAAIGAKVARPDKTVVQIVGDYGFQFCMEELPVAVMYNVPFVCIVLNNGYLGLIRQASKYNFDMDYEIQTWYEALTGGDQKELPKMAAVGGTGGKAVSAKPRFEPENEGRGFDFVKFADACGARGERISDPKEIKAAFQRAVDSGVPYVIEIITERETDCSMGASIDAVREFE is encoded by the coding sequence ATGGCAAAGATGAGCGCAATGGATGCAGCGATGAGGATTATGGAAAGCGAAGGCGTCAAGCATATTTTCGGGATCCCGGGGGCAGGAATTCTCCCCTTTTACCAGTCCCTCAAGGATTCGAAGACCATCGAACACCTCTTGTGCCGGCACGAAGAAGGTGCGATCCATATGGCTGACGGGTACGCCCGCGCCATCGGCACGGTGGGGGTGTGCGCAGCCACATCGGGTCCTGGAGCGAGCAACTTTGTGACCGGGCTTTATACCGCACAGGTGGACTCGATCCCTCTTCTGGCCATCACCGGCCAGAACGTGAAGGCCCAGCTGAACAGGGAAGCCTTCCAGGCTGTGGATATTGCCTCCATCGTCAAGCCCGTCGTCAAGAAGTCCTACTGCGTTATGGAGCCGGCCATGGTGCCTTGGGTATTCAGGGAGGCGTTCCGGATCATGCGTGAAGGCCGCCCCGGCCCGGTCCTCATCGATCTTCCCATGGATGTTCAAAAGGGTGAGATCGAGTACGATCTGGAGATGGATCCCAGTCTGCCCATCTTCCACACCCCTCCCCACCAAAAGCAGGTGGCCAAGGCGCTGGACATGCTGCTTGAGGCGGAAAGGCCGGTTATGCTCCTCGGGGGAGGCGTGATCCTCGCCGAGGCCTGCGATGAGTTCGTGAAGGTTGCAGAGCTTCTGCAGATCCCGGTCGTCTCCTCCTACATGGGGAAGGGGGGGATCCCGTGGAACCACCCGCTCATGGCGGGCCAGGTTGGAATCCAGTGCAACACGCGGTCAGGGAACCAGACCTTCCTTAATTCGACCACGGTGCTGGCTATCGGTGCCCGGTTCAACGATCGCCACACGGGCGCTATCGACGTCTACAAGGGAGACAGGAAATTCATCCACGTGGACGTGGATCCCGGCCAGCTCGGGAAAAACATCATGCCGGACCTTGGGATCTGCGCGGACGCGAAACTTACCCTTACGGCCCTTATAGAAGAGATCGAAAGACGCAGTATCAAGACGCCCGCTCCCAATAAAGAGGTCGTAAAGCTTCGCACCAGCCTGGAAAGGAAGACCGACTATGACGATACCCCGATCAAGCCCCAGAGGGTATTCGGGGATATCAACGAGTTTTTCGATGACGACACCGTGTTCGTGACCTGCATCGGGCTGAACCAGATCTGGTCCGGCCAGCTGCAGAAGATCGTCAAACCCAGGCATTACCTCGATTGCGGCGGCGCGGGGCCCCTGGGATGGGACCTTCCCGCGGCCATCGGGGCCAAGGTCGCCCGTCCGGACAAGACGGTGGTCCAGATCGTGGGGGATTACGGCTTCCAGTTCTGCATGGAAGAGCTGCCCGTGGCCGTCATGTACAATGTGCCCTTCGTGTGCATCGTTTTAAACAACGGATACCTGGGATTGATCCGCCAGGCGTCGAAATACAACTTCGACATGGATTACGAGATCCAGACCTGGTACGAGGCGTTGACCGGTGGGGACCAGAAGGAGCTCCCCAAGATGGCGGCGGTGGGTGGAACAGGCGGCAAGGCTGTTTCCGCAAAGCCCCGCTTTGAGCCTGAAAACGAGGGCCGCGGGTTCGACTTCGTGAAGTTCGCCGATGCCTGCGGAGCCAGGGGCGAGCGCATTTCGGACCCGAAGGAGATCAAGGCTGCCTTCCAAAGAGCGGTGGATTCGGGTGTGCCCTACGTCATCGAAATCATCACGGAACGCGAAACGGATTGCTCCATGGGTGCTTCCATCGATGCCGTCAGGGAGTTTGAATAG